A single window of Aspergillus puulaauensis MK2 DNA, chromosome 5, nearly complete sequence DNA harbors:
- a CDS encoding uncharacterized protein (COG:G;~EggNog:ENOG410PHQ8;~InterPro:IPR020846,IPR011701,IPR036259;~PFAM:PF07690;~TransMembrane:12 (i53-71o91-109i121-142o154-175i182-205o217-240i289-314o326-347i354-375o381-401i413-434o446-467i);~go_function: GO:0022857 - transmembrane transporter activity [Evidence IEA];~go_process: GO:0055085 - transmembrane transport [Evidence IEA]): MNSDAPNSTQGEHGVPPDDCSEGLGDNVEKNVSTIEAASEIDPVLIRKITRKIDVRLVPILGLLHALSLIDRGNLGGARIAGIDEATGLDVGSRASTVILVFYVGYVVMEIPSNIMIKKLGAANWMAFLAFCWGVTCIGMGFSKNWQTLAGCRVLVGVLEAGIYPGAVYLCGCWFPRYQVQLRIAIFAMIGMFLSGFGNILAYGLTQIASNPERDGWKWIYIVEGCITLAVALLVFFALVDFPESQRNKFLTPAEKAVVHAGLTADRGQYFEEKVTWKVIFSTFADWRVWAIASSHFSSCTSNYSYTFFLPIILRDSMGFSLEASFLLTAPPAFISAIIAICTSFIADRLKCRGLFVIGTSLFAIVGLAMVGWGGSPGPRYTGVFLGQIGGNALAASSLAWMTNNMRTDAKRAVATGIQVMLGGVGGVYSALVFRQQDAPDYLPGIIATMASIALPLIITLVMIPLLRRANRQADMGHRIIEGSAEFRYTL, translated from the exons ATGAACAGCGACGCTCCCAACTCTACTCAAGGCGAACACGGGGTTCCGCCAGATGACTGTTCTGAAGGCTTAGGCGACAACGTAGAGAAAAATGTGAGCACCATCGAAGCAGCCTCAGAAATAGACCCCGTTCTCATTAGGAAAATCAC TCGTAAAATCGATGTTCGGCTAGTCCCTATTCTCGGTTTGCTTCAtgccctctccctcatcgACAGAGGCAACCTCGGCGGGGCACGGATTGCCGGAATTGACGAAGCTACCGGACTTGATGTCGGATCACGGGCATCCACTGTGA TACTCGTGTTTTATGTCGGGTACGTGGTTATGGAGATTCCAAGTAATATCATGATCAAAAAGCTCGGCGCGGCCAATTGGATGGCATTTCTTGCGTTCTGCTGGGGCGTGACTTGCATTGGGATGGGGTTTAGCAAAAATTGGCAAACATTAGCAGGGTGCCGAGTTCTCGTGGGCGTGCTTGAAGCC GGCATTTACCCAGGCGCGGTATATCTATGTGGTTGCTGGTTCCCGAGATATCAAGTCCAGCTCAG GATTGCCATTTTTGCAATGATAGGGATGTTCCTTTCCGGATTCGGCAACATTCTCGCATACGGTCTCACACAAATCGCCTCGAATCCTGAGCGCGACGGCTGGAAATGGATTTACATTGTTGAAGGCTGCATCACCCTCGCTGTGGctcttcttgttttctttgccTTGGTCGATTTCCCCGAGTCGCAACGAAATAAGTTCTTGACGCCGGCCGAAAAGGCTGTCGTTCATGCGGGTCTTACGGCGGACCGAGGACAGTATTTTGAGGAAAAGGTCACTTGGAAGGTCATATTTTCAACCTTTGCCGATTGGCGTGTTTGGGCAAT CGCTTCAAGCCACTTTTCATCCTGCACCTCGAATTACAGCTACACCTTCTTCCTTCCAATTATCTTGAGGGACAGCATGGGGTTCTCCCTGGAGGCCTCGTTCTTGCTGACCGCGCCCCCGGCTTTTATCTCTGCGATTATCGCAATCTGCACTTCTTTTATTGCTGATAGACTCAAATGCAGGGGTCTATTTGTAATCGGAACTTCCCTCTTTGCCATCGTTGGCCTTGCGATGGTAGGTTGGGGTGGTAGTCCTGGCCCTCGATATACTGGTGTCTTTCTCGGCCAAATCGGTGGCAATGCTTTGGCGGCTTCTAGCCTGGCTTGGATGACAAATAATATGCGTACCGATGCAAAGCGAGCAGTGGCCACAGGAATACAGGTAATGCTAGGGGGTGTGGGAGGGGTGTATTCCGCCCTCGTCTTTCGCCAACAG GACGCTCCAGATTACCTCCCAGGGATCATTGCGACGATGGCGTCGATAGCCCTGCCGTTAATAATTACACTGGTTATGATCCCTCTGCTCCGCCGGGCCAATCGACAAGCAGATATGGGTCACCGGATTATTGAGGGCTCAGCTGAATTTAGGTATACATTGTAG
- a CDS encoding carboxymuconolactone decarboxylase family protein (COG:S;~EggNog:ENOG410PN3Q;~InterPro:IPR029032,IPR003779;~PFAM:PF02627;~go_function: GO:0051920 - peroxiredoxin activity [Evidence IEA];~go_process: GO:0055114 - oxidation-reduction process [Evidence IEA]) has product MRLPYVADPPLTQTPHDAQILARVQERRAPGSLLPLDRALLHSFPVADGWNSFLGAIRAGTSLSPVIREVIICRVAILNGALFEWDHHAPILSQAGFEDAALQVLRDEHADLAQSTREGLLSPRVEVVLRYTDAMTKTITVADDLFTAVRESFSTQEIVEITATVAAYNCVSRFLVALDVGEKNSAT; this is encoded by the coding sequence ATGCGACTCCCATACGTCGCCGATCCGCCGCTGACGCAGACTCCGCACGACGCCCAGATCCTGGCCCGAGTCCAGGAGCGACGCGCGCCTGGGAGCCTATTGCCACTTGACCGCGCCCTCTTGCATTCCTTCCCAGTTGCCGACGGCTGGAACTCATTTCTTGGCGCCATCCGCGCCGGGACAAGTCTCTCTCCGGTAATTCGCGAAGTCATTATATGTCGTGTCGCCATCCTGAACGGAGCGCTCTTTGAGTGGGATCACCACGCGCCTATTCTCTCACAGGCCGGATTCGAGGATGCCGCCTTGCAGGTCTTGCGCGATGAGCACGCAGATCTCGCTCAAAGCACACGGGAAGGACTCTTGAGCCCGAGGGTCGAGGTTGTCCTGAGATACACAGATGCAATGACGAAAACAATTACGGTCGCTGATGACCTTTTTACTGCCGTCAGGGAATCTTTCAGCACTCAAGAGATTGTCGAGATTACTGCCACGGTAGCTGCCTACAATTGTGTGTCGCGGTTCTTGGTGGCTTTGGATGTTGGGGAGAAAAACTCAGCCACatga
- a CDS encoding uncharacterized protein (COG:G;~EggNog:ENOG410Q5F8;~InterPro:IPR020846,IPR011701,IPR036259;~PFAM:PF07690;~TransMembrane:12 (i50-67o90-108i120-138o150-168i180-201o213-235i285-306o318-340i352-371o377-400i412-434o449-467i);~go_function: GO:0022857 - transmembrane transporter activity [Evidence IEA];~go_process: GO:0055085 - transmembrane transport [Evidence IEA]), which produces MAVETDIELVLDKSSTNTASGLPFSSDKQEYEFLATQFDKEREAALLRKVDWRLLPVLSIFYLISYIDRANMGNARLYGLEEDLGLSPQQYSLCLTIFFIPYAVFEVPSNLMLKVLSPSIWLPTIMFVWGLTMTLMGLAQNYSGLLTARFFLGLGEAGLFPGVTYICTTWYKRYEQQRRVAIFYCAASVSGSFSGLLAYAIGFMDGIRGYSGWRWVFILEGLLTVMIAVLSQPFVCDTPMAAKWLTDEEKRFLTLRLQFDGNVQAAKEGPFKWKYLIQALTDSTVYMNSILFGVVGMGTYSVAFGLPTTITLLGYSSANAQLLTIPVYAFAGLMTLLNAYVADYLGRRYQGVVVPFGLSIVGIIICLTVSPRDQPGVIYFAMFILGGSMFPASPAVVAWIANNMAGQWKRAIGMALSFSLANLAGGCIGSNIFLERERPEYHTGYSIEVSIYALGVVVSTLQLWKFWHGNRRKAKILDETPQEAREQLFLDTMDEGDKSPWFTYTL; this is translated from the exons ATGGCTGTGGAAACCGATATCGAACTCGTCCTCGACAAGTCTAGTACAAATACTGCGTCTGGACTGCCGTTTTCGTCCGACAAACAGGAGTATGAGTTCTTAGCCACGCAATTCGACAAGGAGCGCGAAGCTGCTCTCCTACGGAAGGTCGACTGGAGACTGCTGCCCGTCTTATCTATCTTCTATCTG ATTAGTTACATTGATCGTGCAAACATGGGCAACGCACGCCTTTacgggctggaagaggattTGGGTCTCTCGCCTCAGCAGTATTCATT GTGCCTCACCATATTTTTTATTCCATATGCAGTGTTCGAGGTTCCGAGCAATCTCATGCTCAAGGTCCTCAGCCCGTCCATTTGGTTGCCGACGATAATGTTCGTTTGGGGGCTTACTATGACTCTGATGGG CTTGGCGCAGAACTACTCCGGTTTACTCACCGCGAGGTTTTTCCTTGGGCTCGGCGAAGCTGGCTTGTTTCCTGGAGTCACATATATCTGCACAACATGGTACAAGCGATACGAGCAACAAAGGCGAGTAGCGATTTTCTACTGCGCCGCGAGCGTCTCCGGGTCGTTCTCGGGGCTTCTAGCATATGCAATCGGGTTCATGGATGGCATCAGAGGATACAGCGGTTGGAG ATGGGTGTTCATCTTGGAGGGTTTACTTACAGTTATGATCGCTGTCCTATCCCAGCCATTTGTGTGTGATACGCCAATGGCAGCCAAATGGCTTaccgatgaagagaaaagatTTCTCACTCTCCGGTTACAGTTCGACGGGAACGTTCAGGCGGCCAAAGAGGGGCCGTTTAAATGGAAGTATTTGATCCAGGCTTTGACAGACTCAACAGTATACATGAACAGT ATCCTATTCGGAGTCGTCGGCATGGGAACATACTCGGTAGCCTTCGGGCTTCCGACGACCATCACACTGCTTGGGTACTC GTCTGCCAACGCACAGCTTCTGACGATCCCTGTATATGCCTTCGCTGGGCTGATGACTCTACTCAACGCTTATGTCGCCGATTATCTTGGCCGTCGCTATCAAGGAGTCGTTGTGCCCTTTGGCCTCTCAATAGTGGGAATCATTATCTGCTTGACAGTTTCGCCGCGCGACCAGCCTGGAGTTATCTACTTCGCCATGTTTATCCTTGGTGGCAGCATGTTCCCAGCCTCGCCGGCTGTAGTTGCCTGGATCGCAAACAACATGGCTGGACAGTGGAAGCGGGCGATTGGGATGGCGCTGTCGTTCTCGCTCGCCAACCTTGCTGGTGGATGCATAGGTTCCAATATATTTCTCGAACGCGAACGGCCAGAATACCACACAGGGTACTCTATCGAGGTCTCCATATATGCGCTAGGGGTCGTGGTGAGTACTCTTCAGCTTTGGAAGTTCTGGCACGGAAACAGAAGGAAAGCGAAGATTCTTGATGAAACACCTCAAGAGGCCAGGGAACAGCTCTTTCTGGATACCATGGACGAGGGAGATAAAAGCCCTTGGTTCACGTATACGTTGTGA
- a CDS encoding NAD(P)-dependent alcohol dehydrogenase (COG:Q;~EggNog:ENOG410PJ3Q;~InterPro:IPR013154,IPR013149,IPR002328,IPR036291, IPR011032,IPR020843;~PFAM:PF00107,PF08240,PF13602;~go_function: GO:0008270 - zinc ion binding [Evidence IEA];~go_function: GO:0016491 - oxidoreductase activity [Evidence IEA];~go_process: GO:0055114 - oxidation-reduction process [Evidence IEA]) → MATDNKFWGWLGHDRASANGNMVWAEYEPKPFETTDVEIKITHCGVCGSDLHHLRSGWRPADYPLCVGHEIVGIVVRVGSDVSGLALGDRAGVGAQSGACLNQDGDCKACAEGIEQYCPNHTITYDARFPDGSKANGGYADFWRGPGAFVFLIPDSIPSDAAASMLCGGITAFSPLLQHRAGPGKRVGVIGIGGLGHFGIMAAKALGCEEVVAISRSSSKKEDAFKMGATRFIATDEDSNWATSEACTLDLILCTVSSADMPIEGYMGLLDLNGHFVQLGAPEDKTPPFSMFVLLSRHRSMSGSLIGGRSQIRHMLDFFAEKNIRPWIVNIPMKDANKAIRDFEKGAARYRYVLVNEKHIK, encoded by the exons ATGGCAACGGATAACAAGTTCTGGGGCTGGCTGGGACACGATCGCGCGTCCGCCAATGGTAACATGGTCTGGGCCGAATACGAGCCGAAGCCCTTTGAGACAACGGACGTCGAAATCAAAATTACCCATTGCGGTGTTTGTGGCTCTGATCTCCACCATCTCCGGTCCGGCTGGCGGCCTGCAGACTACCCTCTCTGCGTTGGGCACGAGATTGTCGGCATAGTCGTCCGCGTGGGCTCGGATGTTAGCGGTCTCGCTTTGGGCGACCGAGCTGGAGTGGGTGCTCAATCTGGGGCTTGTCTCAACCAAGATGGCGACTGCAAGGCTTGTGCTGAAGG TATCGAACAATACTGTCCGAACCATACCATTACCTATGATGCGAGATTCCCAGACGGGAGCAAAGCAAACGGCGGATATGCGGACTTCTGGCGCGGTCCGGGCGCATTTGTCTTTCTAATTCCAGACTCAATTCCCTCGGATGCTGCAGCGTCTATGCTCTGTGGCGGCATAACTGCATTCTCCCCACTCCTGCAGCACCGCGCCGGTCCCGGGAAAAGAGTCGGGGTCATTGGGATTGGTGGTTTAGGTCATTTTG GCATCATGGCCGCAAAGGCTCTTGGCTGTGAAGAAGTCGTCGCAATCTCTCGCTCAAGTtcaaagaaagaagacgcATTCAAAATGGGTGCTACAAGATTCATCGCAACGGATGAAGACAGCAACTGGGCGACATCGGAGGCCTGCACATTGGATCTGATCTTGTGTACTGTGTCATCCGCCGACATGCCTATAGAGGGGTACATGGGTCTTCTTGACCTGAACGGACACTTTGTTCAACTTGGTGCCCCAGAAGACAAAACACCGCCGTTCAGCA TGTTCGTTCTACTCTCTCGGCATCGGAGTATGAGTGGAAGCTTGATAGGCGGGCGCAGCCAGATCAGGCATATGCTAGACTTTTTTGCGGAAAAGAACATTCGGCCATGGATTGTCAACATCCCCATGAAAGATGCGAACAAGGCGATACGGGACTTTGAAAAAGGCGCAGCTCGGTACCGTTATGTCCTGGTTAACGAGAAGCATATAAAATAG